A single Candoia aspera isolate rCanAsp1 chromosome 5, rCanAsp1.hap2, whole genome shotgun sequence DNA region contains:
- the LOC134498614 gene encoding olfactory receptor 51H1-like: protein MSAVKIFNNSSVNLLTFVLTGIPGMEEKNSLMAFPLFVLCVFTPLGNSLILFVITTEHSLHEPMYIFLSILACSDLGLFILTFPTMLRVYWFDSKEITLNACITQMFFIHAFQWLESGILVAMAFDRVVAISEPLRYRTLFPVRCICVSFPAPFLIERLHFCRSSVLSHSYCLHPDIMKLACVDITVNIFYGLIIVTLTLGLDVVIILVSYIVILKTVLGIASHRERLKALNTCASHICATLTFYVPMISVSLPHRYGKHLSPLVHMLMATIYTVVPPLLNPVVYSMKTWQIRKAIGRM from the exons ATGTCAGCTGTCAAGATATTCAATAACAGCAGTGTGAACCTGCTAACCTTTGTCCTGACTGGCATTCCCGGGATGGAGGAAAAGAATTCTTTGATGGCCTTTCCTCTGTTTGTGCTCTGTGTCTTCACACCGCTTGGAAACAGCCTCATTCTCTTTGTCATCACGACCGAGCACAGCCTTCATGAGCCCATGTACATCTTCCTTTCCATCCTTGCCTGCTCAGATCTGGGACTCTTCATATTGACCTTTCCAACTATGTTGAGAGTTTACTGGTTTGACTCCAAGGAAATTACACTTAATGCTTGTATCACCCAAATGTTCTTCATCCATGCATTTCAATGGTTGGAGTCTGGCATACTGGTGGCAATGGCTTTTGACCGTGTTGTTGCAATCAGTGAGCCGCTGAGATACAGAACACTCTTCCCAGTTAGATGTATCTGTGTCTCCTTCCCAGCTCCCTTTCTGATTGAACGTCTACACTTCTGCAGATCCAGTGTACTTTCTCACTCCTACTGTCTCCATCCTGATATAATGAAGCTAGCCTGTGTAGACATAACGGTCAACATCTTCTATGGTCTGATTATCGTCACTCTCACATTGGGACTTGACGTTGTCATCATTCTTGTGTCCTACATTGTGATTTTGAAAACTGTTTTGGGCATTGCATCCCATCGAGAACGTCTCAAGGCTCTCAACACTTGTGCTTCCCACATTTGTGCCACCCTCACTTTTTACGTCCCAATGATCAGTGTCAGTTTGCCCCATCGATATGGGAAACACCTTTCCCCCCTTGTGCACATGCTGATGGCCACCATCTACACTGTGGTCCCACCTCTCCTTAATCCCGTTGTGTACAGCATGAAGACCTGGCAGATTCG CAAAGCAATTGGGAGGATGTGA